A part of Arachis hypogaea cultivar Tifrunner chromosome 12, arahy.Tifrunner.gnm2.J5K5, whole genome shotgun sequence genomic DNA contains:
- the LOC140176917 gene encoding nuclear pore complex protein NUP62-like, translated as MIEIIKEWNTELQERTGKFRKQANAIAERDRRILKNRDVLLRLEIEAAKVVETQSNMERQLELIETHQQEVDKALQSMEEDEAASTRECMSSLN; from the exons ATGATAGAG ATTATCAAAGAGTGGAATACTGAGTTGCAAGAGCGTACTGGAAAATTTAGGAAACAGGCTAATGCTATAGCTGAGCGGGATCGTAGAATTTTGAAGAATCGTGATGTTCTATTGAGGCTTGAG aTCGAAGCGGCAAAAGTAGTTGAGACACAGTCAAACATGGAGCGGCAATTGGAGTTAATTGAGACTCATCAACAGGAG GTTGACAAGGCTTTACAAAGCATGGAGGAAGATGAAGCTGCTTCTACAAGAGAAT GTATGAGCAGTCTGAACTGA